One Mus musculus strain C57BL/6J chromosome X, GRCm38.p6 C57BL/6J DNA window includes the following coding sequences:
- the Zmym3 gene encoding zinc finger MYM-type protein 3 isoform 2 (isoform 2 is encoded by transcript variant 2), which yields MDPSDFPSPFDPLTLPEKPLAGDLPVDMEFGEDLLESQTAPSRGWAPPGPSPSSGALDLLDTPSGLEKDPGGVLDGATELLGLGGLLYKAPSPPEVDHGPEGTLAWDSGEQTLEPGPGCQTPEVMPPDPGAGASPPSPEGLLEPLAPDSPIILESPHIEEEIPPLATRRRGSPGQEEEHTQGQPQSPNAPPSPSVGETLGDGINSSQSKPGVCTPTAHPSLPGDGLTGKEIEKPPERVQKRSERVRRAEPPKPEVVDSTESIPVSDEDSDAMVDDPNDEDFVPFRPRRSPRMSLRSSMAQRAGRSSMGTKMSCAHCRTPLQKGQTAYQRKGLPQLFCSSSCLTTYSKKPLGRKTCTFCKKEIWNTKDSVVVQTGPGGSFHEFCTSVCLSLYEAQQQRPIPQSGDPADATRCSICQKTGEVLHEVSNGSVVHRLCSDSCFSKFRANKGLKTNCCDQCGAYIYARPGGLGPELLFHDGQQKRFCNTTCLGAYKKKNTRVYPCVWCKTLCKNFEMLSHVDRNGKTSLFCSLCCTTSYKVKQAGLTGPPRPCSFCRRSLSDPCYYNKVDRTVYQFCSPSCWTKFQHTSPEGGIHLSCHYCHSLFSGKPEVLEWQDQVFQFCCRDCCEDFKRLRGVVSQCEHCRQEKLLHEKLRFSGVEKSFCSEGCVLLYKQDFTKKLGLCCITCTYCSQTCQRGVTEQLDGSTWDFCSEDCKTKYLLWYCKAARCHACKRQGKLLETIHWRGQIRHFCNQQCLLRFYSQQNQPNLDTQSGPESLLNSQSSESKPQTPSQTKVENNHTVRTPDENGNLGKTPVKRATPSVPTPPPPPPPATPRKNKAAMCKPLMQNRGVSCKAEMKSKGSQTEEWKPQVIVLPIPVPIFVPVPMHLYCQKVPVPFSMPIPVPVPMFLPTTLESTEKIVETIEELKVKIPSNPLEADILAMAEMIAEAEELDKASSDLCDLVSNQSAEGLLEDCDLFGTARDDVLAMAVKMANVLDEPGQDLEADFPKNPLDINPSVDFLFDCGLVGPEDVSTEQDLPRAMRKGQKRLMLSESCSRDSLSSQPSCTGLNYSYGVNAWKCWVQSKYANGETSKAKPMRIKEDILACSAAELNYGLAQFVREITRPNGERYEPDSIYYLCLGIQQYLLENNRMVNIFTDLYYLTFVQELNKSLSTWQPTLLPNNTGPGKRKREDETILEQRENRMNPLRCPVKFYEFYLSKCPESLRTRNDVFYLQPERSCIAESPLWYSVIPMDRSMLESMLNRILAVREIYEELGRPGEEDLD from the exons ATGGACCCCAGTGATTTCCCCAGTCCATTTGACCCATTGACCCTGCCAGAGAAGCCCCTGGCTGGAGACCTTCCAGTAGACATGGAATTTGGAGAGGATCTGCTGGAATCTCAGACTGCCCCAAGTCGAGGATGGGCTCCCCCAGGTCCGTCTCCATCCTCTGGAGCCCTGGACCTGCTTGATACCCCTTCTGGCCTGGAGAAGGACCCTGGAGGAGTTCTGGATGGAGCCACTGAGCTACTGGGGCTGGGGGGGCTACTCTATAAAGCCCCTTCTCCCCCAGAGGTGGACCATGGTCCTGAGGGAACCCTTGCATGGGATTCGGGGGAGCAGACCCTAGAGCCTGGACCAGGGTGTCAAACCCCTGAGGTGATGCCACCTGATCCAGGGGCTGGGGCTAGTCCCCCTTCACCTGAGGGGCTACTAGAACCTTTGGCTCCAGATTCTCCAATAATCCTGGAGTCTCCTCATATTGAAGAGGAGATACCCCCCTTAGCTACAAGGAGAAGGGGCTCCCctgggcaggaggaggagcataCCCAAGGGCAGCCACAGAGCCCCAATGCACCCCCTAGCCCTTCAGTGGGAGAGACTCTGGGGGATGGCATCAACAGTTCTCAGAGCAAACCTGGGGTATGTACCCCTACTGCACATCCTTCGTTGCCAG GAGATGGCCTGACTGGGAAGGAGATTGAGAAGCCGCCTGAGAgg GTACAGAAGAGAAGCGAGCGCGTTAGAAGAGCAGAACCTCCAAAGCCTGAGGTTGTGGACTCCACTGAGAGCA TTCCAGTGTCAGATGAGGATTCTGATGCCATGGTAGATGACCCCAATGATGAGGACTTTGTGCCATTCCGGCCCCGGCGCTCTCCTCGCATGTCCCTGCGCTCAAGTATGGCACAAAGGGCTGGGCGCTCTTCAATGGGCACCAAGATGTCTTGTGCACATTGCCGGACACCACTGCAGAAGGGGCAGACGGCCTATCAGCGCAAGGGGTTGCCTCAGCTCTTCTGTTCTTCATCTTGTCTCACTACTTACTCCAAGAAGCCCTTGGGCAGAAAGACCTGTACCTTCTGCAAGAA ggaGATCTGGAACACCAAGGACTCAGTTGTGGTACAGACTGGTCCAGGAGGCTCCTTCCATGAGTTCtgcacatctgtctgtctctctctctatgagGCCCAGCAGCAGCGTCCAATCCCCCAGTCTGGGGATCCTGCCGATGCCACTCGCTGCAGCATATGCCAGAAGACTGGAGAG GTTCTTCATGAGGTCAGCAATGGCAGCGTGGTACACCGACTCTGCAGCGATTCTTGCTTCTCCAAATTCCGAGCCAACAAGGGACTGAAAACCAACTGTTGTGACCAGTGTGGGGCTTACATCTATGCCAGGCCTGGGGGCCTTGGCCCAGAGCTCCTGTTTCATGATGGTCAACAAAAGCGGTTTTGCAACACAACGTGCTTGGGGGCATACAAGAAG AAAAACACACGTGTGTACCCATGTGTCTGGTGCAAGACCCTGTGTAAGAACTTTGAGATGCTATCACATGTGGATCGTAATGGCAAGACCAGCTTGTTCTGTTCCCTGTGCTGTACCACTTCTTACAAAGTGAAGCAGGCAGGGCTCACTG GCCCTCCCCGACCCTGCAGCTTCTGCCGCCGCAGCCTCTCTGACCCTTGTTACTACAACAAAGTTGATCGCACAGTCTACCAGTTCTGCAGCCCCAGCTGCTGGACCAAGTTCCAG cATACTAGCCCTGAGGGGGGCATTCACCTGAGCTGTCACTACTGCCATAGCCTCTTCAGTGGCAAGCCTGAGGTCTTGGAGTGGCAG GACCAGGTCTTCCAGTTCTGCTGCCGTGATTGCTGTGAGGACTTCAAGCGGCTTCGGGGTGTGGTATCCCAGTGTGAGCACTGCCGGCAGGAAAAGCTCCTGCACGAGAAGCTTCGATTCAGTGGGGTAGAGAAAAGCTTCTGCAGTGAAG GCTGTGTACTGCTGTACAAGCAAGATTTTACTAAGAAGCTGGGCTTATGTTGTATCACCTGTACTTACTGTTCCCAAACCTGCCAGCGTGGTGTCACTGAGCAGCTGGATGGCAGCACCTGGGACTTCTGCAGCGAGGACTGTAAGACCAAGTACCTGTTATGGTACTGCAAG GCTGCCCGGTGCCATGCCTGTAAGCGCCAGGGGAAGCTGCTGGAAACGATCCACTGGCGTGGGCAAATCCGTCATTTCTGCAACCAACAGTGTCTGCTGCGTTTCTACAGCCAGCAGAACCAACCCAACTTGGATACCCAGAGTGGGCCAGAAAGCCTCCTGAACA GTCAGTCTTCTGAGTCCAAGCCCCAGACACCCTCTCAAACCAAAGTGGAGAACAACCACACAGTGAGGACCCCAGACGAGAATGGGAATTTGGGCAAG ACTCCTGTGAAGAGAGCAACTCCAAGTGTGcccactcctccacccccaccGCCCCCGGCAACACCCCGCAAAAACAAAGCTGCCATGTGTAAGCCGCTGATGCAGAACCGGGGTGTCTCCTGCAAGGCGGAAATGAAGTCCAAAGGAAGTCAGACAG AAGAGTGGAAGCCACAAGTGATTGTGCTGCCCATCCCAGTGCCCATATTTGTGCCAGTGCCTATGCATCTATACTGCCAGAAAGTCCCGGTGCCTTTCTCAATGCCTATCCCG GTGCCTGTGCCCATGTTCTTGCCCACTACCTTGGAGAGCACAGAGAAGATCGTGGAGACCATTGAGGAGCTGAAGGTGAAGATCCCTTCCAACCCCTTGGAGGCTGACATCCTGGCCATGGCAGAGATGATTGCAGAGGCCGAAGAGTTAGACAAGGCCTCCTCGGATCTTTGTG ATCTTGTGAGCAACCAGAGTGCAGAGGGACTTCTGGAAGACTGTGACCTGTTTGGGACAGCTCGGGATGATGTCCTGGCCATGGCTGTTAAGATGGCTAATGTCTTAGATGAGCCTGGGCAAGACTTGGAGGCTGATTTCCCCAAGA ATCCTTTGGACATTAACCCAAGTGTAGACTTCCTCTTTGATTGTGGCCTTGTAGGGCCTGAGGATGTATCTACTGAACAGGACCTTCCTAGAGCCATGAGGAAG GGTCAAAAGAGGCTGATGCTTTCTGAAAGCTGTTCCAGGGACTCTCTGAGCAGCCAGCCTAGTTGTACTGGTCTCAACTATTCATACGGTGTCAATGCTTGGAAATGCTGGGTACAGTCAAAATACGCCAATGGAGAGACCAGCAAAG CCAAACCCATGCGTATCAAGGAGGATATTCTCGCCTGTTCAGCTGCTGAGCTCAACTATGGTCTGGCCCAGTTCGTGAGAGAAATCACTCGGCCCAATGGTGAACGATATGAACCTGACAGTATCTACTACTTGTGTCTTGGCATTCAGCAG tattTGCTGGAAAATAACcggatggtgaacattttcacGGACCTTTACTACTTGACTTTCGTTCAAGAACTCAACAAGTCTCTGAGTACCTGGCAGCCCACACTCCTCCCCAACA ACACAGGTCCTGGGAAACGAAAGAGAGAAGATGAAACTATCTTAGAGCAGCGTGAGAATCGCATGAATCCCCTCCGCTGCCCCGTCAAGTTCTATGAGTTCTATCTCTCAAAATG TCCTGAAAGCCTCCGAACTCGAAATGATGTGTTCTATCTGCAACCTGAGCGCTCCTGCATTGCCGAATCACCTCTCTGGTATTCTGTGATTCCCATGGACCGAAGCATGTTGGAGAGCATGCTCAATCGCATTTTAGCTGTGCGTGAGATTTATGAGGAACTTGGTCGTCCTGGGGAAGAAGACCTAGACTGA
- the Zmym3 gene encoding zinc finger MYM-type protein 3 isoform X1 — protein MEGDGGVALQNLLWGGGSPGSNRYCIGVVTKPEPFNWQGPYPAMDPSDFPSPFDPLTLPEKPLAGDLPVDMEFGEDLLESQTAPSRGWAPPGPSPSSGALDLLDTPSGLEKDPGGVLDGATELLGLGGLLYKAPSPPEVDHGPEGTLAWDSGEQTLEPGPGCQTPEVMPPDPGAGASPPSPEGLLEPLAPDSPIILESPHIEEEIPPLATRRRGSPGQEEEHTQGQPQSPNAPPSPSVGETLGDGINSSQSKPGVCTPTAHPSLPGDGLTGKEIEKPPERVQKRSERVRRAEPPKPEVVDSTESIPVSDEDSDAMVDDPNDEDFVPFRPRRSPRMSLRSSMAQRAGRSSMGTKMSCAHCRTPLQKGQTAYQRKGLPQLFCSSSCLTTYSKKPLGRKTCTFCKKEIWNTKDSVVVQTGPGGSFHEFCTSVCLSLYEAQQQRPIPQSGDPADATRCSICQKTGEVLHEVSNGSVVHRLCSDSCFSKFRANKGLKTNCCDQCGAYIYARPGGLGPELLFHDGQQKRFCNTTCLGAYKKKNTRVYPCVWCKTLCKNFEMLSHVDRNGKTSLFCSLCCTTSYKVKQAGLTGPPRPCSFCRRSLSDPCYYNKVDRTVYQFCSPSCWTKFQHTSPEGGIHLSCHYCHSLFSGKPEVLEWQDQVFQFCCRDCCEDFKRLRGVVSQCEHCRQEKLLHEKLRFSGVEKSFCSEGCVLLYKQDFTKKLGLCCITCTYCSQTCQRGVTEQLDGSTWDFCSEDCKTKYLLWYCKAARCHACKRQGKLLETIHWRGQIRHFCNQQCLLRFYSQQNQPNLDTQSGPESLLNSQSSESKPQTPSQTKVENNHTVRTPDENGNLGKTPVKRATPSVPTPPPPPPPATPRKNKAAMCKPLMQNRGVSCKAEMKSKGSQTEEWKPQVIVLPIPVPIFVPVPMHLYCQKVPVPFSMPIPVPVPMFLPTTLESTEKIVETIEELKVKIPSNPLEADILAMAEMIAEAEELDKASSDLCDLVSNQSAEGLLEDCDLFGTARDDVLAMAVKMANVLDEPGQDLEADFPKNPLDINPSVDFLFDCGLVGPEDVSTEQDLPRAMRKGQKRLMLSESCSRDSLSSQPSCTGLNYSYGVNAWKCWVQSKYANGETSKGDELRFGPKPMRIKEDILACSAAELNYGLAQFVREITRPNGERYEPDSIYYLCLGIQQYLLENNRMVNIFTDLYYLTFVQELNKSLSTWQPTLLPNNTVFSRVEEEHLWECKQLGVYSPFVLLNTLMFFNTKFFGLQTAEEHMQLSFTNVVRQSRKCTTPRGTTKVVSIRYYAPVRQRKGRDTGPGKRKREDETILEQRENRMNPLRCPVKFYEFYLSKCPESLRTRNDVFYLQPERSCIAESPLWYSVIPMDRSMLESMLNRILAVREIYEELGRPGEEDLD, from the exons ATGGAGGGAGACGGGGGTGTAGCCTTGCAGAAcctgctttgggggggggggtcaccaggCAGTAACCGTTACTGCATAGGCGTTGTCACTAAGCCAGAACCATTTAACTGGCAAGG CCCATACCCAGCCATGGACCCCAGTGATTTCCCCAGTCCATTTGACCCATTGACCCTGCCAGAGAAGCCCCTGGCTGGAGACCTTCCAGTAGACATGGAATTTGGAGAGGATCTGCTGGAATCTCAGACTGCCCCAAGTCGAGGATGGGCTCCCCCAGGTCCGTCTCCATCCTCTGGAGCCCTGGACCTGCTTGATACCCCTTCTGGCCTGGAGAAGGACCCTGGAGGAGTTCTGGATGGAGCCACTGAGCTACTGGGGCTGGGGGGGCTACTCTATAAAGCCCCTTCTCCCCCAGAGGTGGACCATGGTCCTGAGGGAACCCTTGCATGGGATTCGGGGGAGCAGACCCTAGAGCCTGGACCAGGGTGTCAAACCCCTGAGGTGATGCCACCTGATCCAGGGGCTGGGGCTAGTCCCCCTTCACCTGAGGGGCTACTAGAACCTTTGGCTCCAGATTCTCCAATAATCCTGGAGTCTCCTCATATTGAAGAGGAGATACCCCCCTTAGCTACAAGGAGAAGGGGCTCCCctgggcaggaggaggagcataCCCAAGGGCAGCCACAGAGCCCCAATGCACCCCCTAGCCCTTCAGTGGGAGAGACTCTGGGGGATGGCATCAACAGTTCTCAGAGCAAACCTGGGGTATGTACCCCTACTGCACATCCTTCGTTGCCAG GAGATGGCCTGACTGGGAAGGAGATTGAGAAGCCGCCTGAGAgg GTACAGAAGAGAAGCGAGCGCGTTAGAAGAGCAGAACCTCCAAAGCCTGAGGTTGTGGACTCCACTGAGAGCA TTCCAGTGTCAGATGAGGATTCTGATGCCATGGTAGATGACCCCAATGATGAGGACTTTGTGCCATTCCGGCCCCGGCGCTCTCCTCGCATGTCCCTGCGCTCAAGTATGGCACAAAGGGCTGGGCGCTCTTCAATGGGCACCAAGATGTCTTGTGCACATTGCCGGACACCACTGCAGAAGGGGCAGACGGCCTATCAGCGCAAGGGGTTGCCTCAGCTCTTCTGTTCTTCATCTTGTCTCACTACTTACTCCAAGAAGCCCTTGGGCAGAAAGACCTGTACCTTCTGCAAGAA ggaGATCTGGAACACCAAGGACTCAGTTGTGGTACAGACTGGTCCAGGAGGCTCCTTCCATGAGTTCtgcacatctgtctgtctctctctctatgagGCCCAGCAGCAGCGTCCAATCCCCCAGTCTGGGGATCCTGCCGATGCCACTCGCTGCAGCATATGCCAGAAGACTGGAGAG GTTCTTCATGAGGTCAGCAATGGCAGCGTGGTACACCGACTCTGCAGCGATTCTTGCTTCTCCAAATTCCGAGCCAACAAGGGACTGAAAACCAACTGTTGTGACCAGTGTGGGGCTTACATCTATGCCAGGCCTGGGGGCCTTGGCCCAGAGCTCCTGTTTCATGATGGTCAACAAAAGCGGTTTTGCAACACAACGTGCTTGGGGGCATACAAGAAG AAAAACACACGTGTGTACCCATGTGTCTGGTGCAAGACCCTGTGTAAGAACTTTGAGATGCTATCACATGTGGATCGTAATGGCAAGACCAGCTTGTTCTGTTCCCTGTGCTGTACCACTTCTTACAAAGTGAAGCAGGCAGGGCTCACTG GCCCTCCCCGACCCTGCAGCTTCTGCCGCCGCAGCCTCTCTGACCCTTGTTACTACAACAAAGTTGATCGCACAGTCTACCAGTTCTGCAGCCCCAGCTGCTGGACCAAGTTCCAG cATACTAGCCCTGAGGGGGGCATTCACCTGAGCTGTCACTACTGCCATAGCCTCTTCAGTGGCAAGCCTGAGGTCTTGGAGTGGCAG GACCAGGTCTTCCAGTTCTGCTGCCGTGATTGCTGTGAGGACTTCAAGCGGCTTCGGGGTGTGGTATCCCAGTGTGAGCACTGCCGGCAGGAAAAGCTCCTGCACGAGAAGCTTCGATTCAGTGGGGTAGAGAAAAGCTTCTGCAGTGAAG GCTGTGTACTGCTGTACAAGCAAGATTTTACTAAGAAGCTGGGCTTATGTTGTATCACCTGTACTTACTGTTCCCAAACCTGCCAGCGTGGTGTCACTGAGCAGCTGGATGGCAGCACCTGGGACTTCTGCAGCGAGGACTGTAAGACCAAGTACCTGTTATGGTACTGCAAG GCTGCCCGGTGCCATGCCTGTAAGCGCCAGGGGAAGCTGCTGGAAACGATCCACTGGCGTGGGCAAATCCGTCATTTCTGCAACCAACAGTGTCTGCTGCGTTTCTACAGCCAGCAGAACCAACCCAACTTGGATACCCAGAGTGGGCCAGAAAGCCTCCTGAACA GTCAGTCTTCTGAGTCCAAGCCCCAGACACCCTCTCAAACCAAAGTGGAGAACAACCACACAGTGAGGACCCCAGACGAGAATGGGAATTTGGGCAAG ACTCCTGTGAAGAGAGCAACTCCAAGTGTGcccactcctccacccccaccGCCCCCGGCAACACCCCGCAAAAACAAAGCTGCCATGTGTAAGCCGCTGATGCAGAACCGGGGTGTCTCCTGCAAGGCGGAAATGAAGTCCAAAGGAAGTCAGACAG AAGAGTGGAAGCCACAAGTGATTGTGCTGCCCATCCCAGTGCCCATATTTGTGCCAGTGCCTATGCATCTATACTGCCAGAAAGTCCCGGTGCCTTTCTCAATGCCTATCCCG GTGCCTGTGCCCATGTTCTTGCCCACTACCTTGGAGAGCACAGAGAAGATCGTGGAGACCATTGAGGAGCTGAAGGTGAAGATCCCTTCCAACCCCTTGGAGGCTGACATCCTGGCCATGGCAGAGATGATTGCAGAGGCCGAAGAGTTAGACAAGGCCTCCTCGGATCTTTGTG ATCTTGTGAGCAACCAGAGTGCAGAGGGACTTCTGGAAGACTGTGACCTGTTTGGGACAGCTCGGGATGATGTCCTGGCCATGGCTGTTAAGATGGCTAATGTCTTAGATGAGCCTGGGCAAGACTTGGAGGCTGATTTCCCCAAGA ATCCTTTGGACATTAACCCAAGTGTAGACTTCCTCTTTGATTGTGGCCTTGTAGGGCCTGAGGATGTATCTACTGAACAGGACCTTCCTAGAGCCATGAGGAAG GGTCAAAAGAGGCTGATGCTTTCTGAAAGCTGTTCCAGGGACTCTCTGAGCAGCCAGCCTAGTTGTACTGGTCTCAACTATTCATACGGTGTCAATGCTTGGAAATGCTGGGTACAGTCAAAATACGCCAATGGAGAGACCAGCAAAGGTGATGAGCTACGCTTTGGCC CCAAACCCATGCGTATCAAGGAGGATATTCTCGCCTGTTCAGCTGCTGAGCTCAACTATGGTCTGGCCCAGTTCGTGAGAGAAATCACTCGGCCCAATGGTGAACGATATGAACCTGACAGTATCTACTACTTGTGTCTTGGCATTCAGCAG tattTGCTGGAAAATAACcggatggtgaacattttcacGGACCTTTACTACTTGACTTTCGTTCAAGAACTCAACAAGTCTCTGAGTACCTGGCAGCCCACACTCCTCCCCAACA ATACTGTATTCTCCCGTGTGGAGGAAGAACACCTCTGGGAGTGCAAGCAACTGGGGGTTTATTCTCCCTTTGTCCTCCTCAATACCCTCATGTTCTTCAACACTAAGTTTTTTGGACTGCAGACAGCTGAGGAACACATGCAACTCTCTTTCACTAATGTGGTACGGCAGTCTCGCAAGTGTACCACGCCTCGGGGCACCACCAAGGTGGTGAGCATCCGCTACTATGCCCCAGTCCGACAGAGGAAAGGGCGAG ACACAGGTCCTGGGAAACGAAAGAGAGAAGATGAAACTATCTTAGAGCAGCGTGAGAATCGCATGAATCCCCTCCGCTGCCCCGTCAAGTTCTATGAGTTCTATCTCTCAAAATG TCCTGAAAGCCTCCGAACTCGAAATGATGTGTTCTATCTGCAACCTGAGCGCTCCTGCATTGCCGAATCACCTCTCTGGTATTCTGTGATTCCCATGGACCGAAGCATGTTGGAGAGCATGCTCAATCGCATTTTAGCTGTGCGTGAGATTTATGAGGAACTTGGTCGTCCTGGGGAAGAAGACCTAGACTGA